A genome region from Maridesulfovibrio salexigens DSM 2638 includes the following:
- a CDS encoding pyridoxamine 5'-phosphate oxidase family protein yields MKNGQQLTHCQELIRKCNILVLATSGSDGIHTSLMAYASSADCSEIYMVSSRKSRKWQNLSQNAQVSLLIDDRDGKLSDRRHEIKALTVKGTFVPVTNDAEIKTIKSAIAGTAPAIADAFFGPENSIIRIKADSFQLLSGPQDSFYIDLN; encoded by the coding sequence ATGAAAAATGGCCAACAATTAACTCACTGTCAGGAACTCATCCGCAAATGCAATATCCTTGTTCTGGCAACTTCAGGTAGCGATGGTATTCACACTTCGCTCATGGCTTATGCCAGCTCTGCAGATTGCAGTGAGATATACATGGTCAGCAGCAGGAAAAGCCGCAAATGGCAAAACCTGTCCCAAAATGCTCAGGTCAGCTTGCTTATCGATGACCGGGATGGAAAACTATCCGACAGGCGCCATGAAATAAAGGCTCTCACCGTCAAAGGTACTTTTGTCCCGGTTACTAATGACGCTGAAATCAAAACCATTAAGTCTGCAATTGCCGGAACTGCTCCGGCAATCGCAGACGCTTTTTTCGGCCCTGAAAATTCAATTATCCGCATCAAAGCTGATTCCTTTCAACTCCTGAGTGGTCCGCAGGATTCCTTTTACATCGATCTCAACTAA
- a CDS encoding cache domain-containing protein translates to MFKSMKAILLLFAAGLVISTTAGLTYFAQRTVTESVMESEFAHAQAIVDAVYQEVNNQYQSIVFSEKYAIASRKEQLQNIVGISIDLIHLNYNKYKQGLISEAEAKRLSIEQLKNMRYDDGTGYIWINDTTTPIPLMIMHATMPDLDGKILDDPRFKGVRASNENLFVTFREIGTQFGSGFVEYLWPKPTKNGFSKEQPKLSYVELFKEWGWIVGSGVYIDDIEEEVNVRIKAVLQELRESFKKTKIGKHGYIFLFSGKPELVIHPVYESIPIAELLNPETGNPLFLELKNAAHVDGIMEYLWDKPPRNKGEFTFRKRAFIKYFEPLDWYICSTAYMDDLEKPGLILRKEIIMLSIGVLALALFFAAILSSKIAQPLMKLTAAARAIREGGVSASEIPQEGPREIRDLGTVISQMLASIKSGIEEKEHLLTALEDGNSQLSASNRQLEIKIKEHARVQQELIKLRNHQKNIIDSMPSILVGVDKAGAITLWNKGATASSGKEFEEVSGRLLSDVFPQLDKEIKKVRQLIIDGKTEQKIRIPRVVNDETRYENITIYPLISDGYDGAVIRLDDVTDNVRIEEMMIQTEKMMSVGGLAAGMAHEINNPLGGILQGTQNIERRLRPGMAKNEQVARKLDISLETVNDYLEERGILKILSGVRQSATRAAGIISNMLNFSRKTDVHRTTCKLNELADSAVALAEQDYDLKKKYDFRKINVIKNYQENLPFVICSTTEIEQVMLNLLGNAAHAMQEYNCENPKIEIKIWQEGDYVAVSVSDNGPGMDANIRKRVFEPFFTTKPKGVGTGLGLSVSYFIITENHSGSFSIESTPGSGSKFTFKLPISSPR, encoded by the coding sequence ATGTTCAAATCCATGAAGGCAATCCTGCTTTTATTTGCAGCCGGACTGGTCATATCGACTACAGCCGGATTGACTTACTTTGCCCAGCGCACGGTAACCGAGTCTGTCATGGAATCCGAATTCGCCCATGCTCAAGCTATCGTGGACGCTGTCTACCAAGAAGTAAATAATCAATATCAAAGCATTGTTTTTTCAGAAAAATATGCCATTGCCTCCCGCAAGGAACAATTACAGAACATTGTGGGCATATCCATCGACCTGATTCACTTGAACTACAATAAGTATAAGCAGGGGCTCATATCTGAAGCAGAAGCCAAGAGACTGAGCATCGAACAATTGAAGAACATGCGTTACGATGACGGCACCGGATATATATGGATTAACGACACCACTACTCCCATCCCTCTAATGATCATGCATGCGACAATGCCCGATCTGGACGGAAAGATTCTGGATGATCCCCGATTCAAAGGAGTCAGAGCAAGCAACGAGAACCTCTTTGTAACCTTCCGCGAAATCGGCACGCAATTCGGGTCTGGTTTCGTAGAATACCTTTGGCCCAAGCCCACAAAAAATGGGTTTAGTAAAGAACAGCCGAAACTTTCTTATGTGGAACTATTCAAGGAATGGGGCTGGATTGTCGGTTCCGGTGTCTACATTGATGACATTGAAGAAGAAGTAAACGTCCGAATTAAAGCTGTTCTTCAGGAGCTTCGGGAAAGCTTCAAGAAGACCAAAATCGGCAAGCATGGCTACATATTTCTATTCTCCGGTAAACCGGAACTGGTTATCCACCCTGTTTACGAATCAATCCCCATAGCTGAACTCTTAAACCCCGAAACAGGAAACCCACTCTTTCTAGAGCTCAAGAATGCTGCTCACGTTGACGGTATAATGGAATATTTATGGGATAAACCTCCGCGCAACAAAGGAGAGTTTACTTTCCGTAAACGTGCTTTTATTAAGTATTTCGAACCATTGGATTGGTATATATGTTCGACCGCCTATATGGATGATCTGGAAAAGCCGGGCCTTATCCTCAGAAAGGAAATAATCATGCTTTCCATAGGCGTGCTCGCGCTGGCTCTTTTCTTCGCCGCCATACTCTCCAGCAAAATAGCCCAACCGCTCATGAAACTCACCGCCGCTGCCCGTGCTATCCGCGAGGGAGGGGTCTCCGCTTCTGAAATACCTCAGGAAGGTCCCAGAGAAATTCGGGATTTAGGTACAGTAATCAGTCAAATGCTGGCATCCATAAAATCAGGAATTGAGGAGAAAGAACATCTCCTGACTGCTCTTGAAGACGGGAACAGCCAACTTTCAGCCAGCAACCGCCAGCTGGAAATTAAGATAAAAGAACACGCCCGTGTACAACAGGAACTGATCAAACTGCGCAACCACCAAAAGAATATTATTGATTCCATGCCCTCCATACTTGTGGGCGTAGACAAGGCTGGAGCGATTACCCTCTGGAACAAAGGAGCAACCGCCTCCAGTGGCAAGGAATTCGAAGAGGTTTCCGGCAGGCTGCTTTCTGATGTATTTCCCCAGTTGGATAAAGAGATAAAGAAGGTAAGACAGCTAATTATCGATGGTAAAACAGAACAGAAAATACGTATCCCACGTGTGGTTAACGATGAAACACGATATGAAAACATCACGATCTATCCGCTGATCAGTGACGGTTATGACGGTGCAGTAATCCGCCTTGATGATGTTACTGACAATGTCCGCATTGAAGAAATGATGATCCAGACTGAAAAAATGATGTCCGTGGGCGGGCTGGCTGCAGGCATGGCACATGAAATCAACAACCCCTTAGGGGGAATACTGCAAGGAACCCAGAACATAGAACGCAGGCTGCGCCCCGGTATGGCCAAAAATGAACAGGTCGCCCGCAAGCTGGATATTTCCCTAGAAACGGTCAACGACTATCTTGAAGAACGCGGCATACTAAAAATACTTTCCGGCGTAAGGCAATCCGCAACCCGGGCAGCCGGAATCATCTCCAACATGCTCAACTTCAGCCGCAAGACTGATGTCCACCGCACCACATGCAAGCTAAATGAGCTGGCAGACAGTGCCGTTGCCCTTGCGGAACAGGATTATGACCTTAAGAAGAAATATGACTTCAGGAAAATTAATGTCATTAAAAATTATCAGGAAAACCTGCCATTTGTAATTTGCTCGACTACTGAAATAGAGCAGGTCATGCTAAATCTTCTAGGCAATGCCGCCCACGCCATGCAGGAATACAATTGCGAAAACCCTAAAATTGAAATCAAAATATGGCAGGAAGGGGATTACGTGGCTGTATCTGTTTCCGATAACGGCCCGGGCATGGACGCAAATATCCGCAAAAGGGTCTTCGAACCTTTCTTCACAACCAAGCCCAAAGGGGTAGGTACAGGTCTTGGGCTTTCAGTTTCCTATTTTATTATCACTGAAAACCACAGCGGCAGCTTCAGTATTGAATCAACTCCAGGCAGCGGATCAAAATTCACCTTCAAGCTGCCTATCTCCTCCCCGCGCTGA
- a CDS encoding sensor histidine kinase: MDNLPTLKKFGEQLDLLKRLIKEENGEQADFIAQNLYENYAYARDGFLSQEDEVLGARHDISKKDERIKSLEGKLKEAYSVHNSDFQLFAKFGRALQYVNGLKSLSGLSDMLTGVAQELGLGRIAVVLDRELCKGMPCPEIPTFYLKGCMRYIDATLNNGPNRVFLGPISRMMRPDVFFGDPEVGPEMGGSCFAFGMIDKYNPGKLIGLFSIHDPSEDRFHPEMGTDFLEYFCSSVASTIIDVINHERGELLRVDVERITRHDLKTPLNAVINIPHLLIADESDPEKIELIKNIQDAGYRMLGLVNRSYDIYRMETDSYILDPEKVDVLPLIKRIAIDLQDMLKSRDSEFLVFIDDSEVEENASFFVRGEELLLFSMLCNLLKNAIEASPNGQSITVKLSSGEFPRISIHNFGEVPAAVRDIFFEKYSTAGKSGGTGLGTYSASLIAKVHGGSISMESGREGTTVAVDFNPASARGGDRQLEGEF, translated from the coding sequence ATGGACAATCTGCCTACATTGAAGAAATTCGGAGAACAGCTGGACCTTCTAAAGCGGCTCATCAAAGAAGAGAACGGGGAACAGGCTGATTTCATTGCCCAGAATCTGTATGAAAATTATGCCTATGCCCGTGACGGTTTTCTTTCACAGGAAGATGAAGTTCTTGGCGCTCGTCATGATATCTCTAAAAAAGATGAACGAATCAAGTCTCTTGAAGGGAAACTTAAAGAAGCCTACAGCGTCCATAATTCTGATTTTCAGCTTTTTGCCAAGTTCGGCAGGGCCCTTCAGTATGTGAACGGTCTTAAATCACTTTCCGGCCTTTCTGACATGCTGACCGGGGTAGCGCAGGAGCTTGGTCTGGGCCGTATTGCTGTGGTTCTGGATCGGGAGTTGTGTAAGGGGATGCCCTGCCCGGAAATCCCGACTTTTTATCTCAAGGGTTGCATGCGCTATATTGATGCAACCTTGAATAATGGTCCCAACCGTGTTTTTCTCGGTCCTATTTCACGGATGATGCGTCCGGATGTTTTTTTCGGGGACCCGGAAGTAGGTCCGGAGATGGGTGGTTCCTGTTTCGCCTTCGGGATGATTGATAAGTACAACCCCGGGAAACTGATCGGTTTATTCTCCATCCATGATCCTTCGGAAGATCGTTTTCATCCTGAGATGGGTACGGATTTTCTTGAGTATTTCTGTAGTTCCGTGGCCTCGACTATTATCGATGTTATTAACCATGAGAGGGGCGAATTACTTCGTGTTGATGTCGAGCGCATCACCAGACATGATTTGAAGACCCCGCTCAATGCGGTGATTAATATTCCGCACCTGCTGATTGCTGATGAAAGTGATCCTGAAAAGATCGAGCTGATCAAGAATATTCAGGATGCCGGATACCGCATGCTTGGATTAGTCAACAGGTCTTATGATATTTACCGCATGGAGACGGATTCTTATATTCTGGATCCGGAAAAGGTTGATGTGCTGCCATTGATAAAGCGCATTGCAATTGATCTTCAGGATATGCTTAAGAGTCGTGATTCTGAGTTTCTGGTGTTCATTGATGATAGCGAAGTTGAGGAAAATGCTTCTTTCTTTGTTCGTGGTGAAGAACTGTTGCTTTTCTCCATGCTTTGCAATTTACTTAAGAATGCTATTGAAGCCAGCCCGAACGGGCAATCGATAACCGTAAAGCTCAGTAGCGGGGAATTTCCACGCATATCCATTCATAATTTCGGGGAAGTTCCGGCCGCTGTTAGAGATATTTTTTTCGAAAAGTATTCCACTGCGGGAAAGAGTGGTGGAACCGGGTTGGGAACTTATTCTGCAAGCCTGATCGCCAAGGTACACGGCGGTTCCATCAGCATGGAGTCCGGCCGGGAAGGAACAACCGTTGCTGTTGATTTCAATCCTGCATCAGCGCGGGGAGGAGATAGGCAGCTTGAAGGTGAATTTTGA
- a CDS encoding adenosylcobinamide-GDP ribazoletransferase: MRPGLVRDFLITLGFMTRIGPVMEIEADDIGRTVKWMPLSGLVLGAVIVLPFWLGLFAGKFWIQSWLTVAASVYLTRGLHFDGFADIADGAGPYPDPERFWKIIKDSCSGVFGVLASVLAVVGQAVCFFYVYEAGTYGTVIWIFVLGRLGNALMSIVGKPLARPGQGSLSMRGADGLSIGIGALTTVLVGMFAVSPMVQLLAYVFCGGAILFLFRLAKRVNGANGDFLGAAVVLCELAGLLAFCALN, from the coding sequence GTGCGACCGGGATTAGTAAGAGATTTTTTAATTACCCTCGGTTTCATGACCCGTATCGGTCCGGTCATGGAGATTGAAGCTGATGATATAGGGCGTACTGTGAAGTGGATGCCCCTTAGCGGGTTGGTGCTGGGTGCGGTTATTGTGCTTCCGTTCTGGTTGGGGCTGTTTGCGGGCAAGTTCTGGATTCAGAGTTGGCTGACTGTGGCGGCATCTGTTTACCTGACCCGTGGGCTTCATTTTGACGGCTTTGCGGACATTGCAGACGGGGCCGGTCCTTATCCCGACCCGGAAAGGTTTTGGAAAATTATTAAGGATAGCTGCTCCGGTGTGTTCGGAGTTTTGGCTTCGGTGCTGGCTGTGGTGGGGCAGGCGGTTTGCTTTTTCTATGTTTATGAAGCCGGGACTTATGGGACGGTAATCTGGATTTTCGTGCTCGGCAGGCTTGGTAATGCGCTGATGAGTATAGTCGGCAAACCGCTGGCAAGGCCGGGACAAGGCAGCTTATCTATGCGCGGTGCAGATGGACTTTCCATTGGAATAGGGGCTTTAACTACAGTCCTTGTTGGAATGTTTGCGGTCAGTCCGATGGTGCAACTTCTGGCTTATGTTTTTTGCGGCGGCGCGATTTTGTTTTTGTTCAGGTTGGCGAAACGGGTCAACGGAGCTAATGGAGATTTTCTCGGGGCGGCGGTGGTACTTTGCGAACTGGCCGGACTGCTGGCATTCTGTGCATTGAATTGA
- a CDS encoding SAM hydrolase/SAM-dependent halogenase family protein: protein MSRTIALLTDFGLDDPYVGQMKGVLADLAPDSRIIDVSHGVEPFCISQGAFFLSGAMEHFPKDTVFITVIDPGVGSARRIIAAEFGGQIVLAPDNGVLELAEARFPGTMIVTDLSESASKIHSSATFHGRDIFAPLAASIATGTSLESLGPKLPLREIVRTGINKPVWIADGVNATILHKDRFGNLVLNIPDTQTLPERMCIPEEQLLSGNDDGCVKRVCCYAELETGATGLLAGSQGYYELALNRGAASEMLGLEPGDVLTLKWSAQCDRD from the coding sequence ATGAGCAGAACAATTGCGCTTCTGACTGATTTCGGACTCGATGATCCTTATGTGGGCCAGATGAAAGGGGTGCTGGCTGATCTGGCACCCGACTCGCGGATAATAGATGTCAGCCACGGGGTTGAACCGTTTTGTATTTCGCAGGGCGCATTTTTCCTTTCCGGGGCGATGGAACATTTTCCAAAGGATACGGTTTTCATCACTGTAATCGACCCTGGCGTTGGCAGTGCCCGCCGGATCATCGCCGCAGAGTTCGGAGGGCAGATTGTGCTTGCTCCGGACAACGGAGTCCTTGAATTGGCGGAAGCCCGTTTTCCCGGAACAATGATTGTTACCGATCTCAGCGAATCCGCTTCCAAGATTCACAGTTCTGCAACCTTTCATGGCCGTGATATCTTTGCGCCGCTGGCTGCATCCATTGCAACCGGAACCTCTCTGGAATCCCTCGGCCCCAAGCTTCCCCTGCGTGAAATTGTACGTACCGGAATCAACAAGCCTGTCTGGATTGCGGATGGAGTAAATGCAACCATCCTGCACAAAGACCGTTTCGGCAATCTTGTTTTGAACATTCCTGATACCCAGACCCTGCCAGAGCGCATGTGCATCCCCGAAGAGCAGCTACTCTCCGGCAATGATGACGGCTGCGTTAAGCGGGTCTGCTGCTACGCAGAGCTTGAAACAGGGGCCACCGGCCTTTTAGCCGGAAGCCAAGGCTATTACGAGCTGGCCCTGAATCGCGGAGCAGCCTCGGAAATGCTCGGCCTTGAGCCGGGGGATGTTTTGACTTTGAAATGGAGTGCCCAGTGCGACCGGGATTAG
- a CDS encoding YitT family protein codes for MDTEFDTVINRFQKISYTIPWNLFLLTVGGFIGALAIKAMIIPNAFLPSGISGLGLLFYYIFPQLSSGLWIFLLNIPVFMVGWFCISRRFFFYSLYGLISLSAFIELVPWTITFTDKWLAVLAGGVVLGIGSGISLRSLGCSGGIGILQILAREKLGIKVGQFSMAFNAIVLGVGTIWLNLNDVLYSLAMIYVASAAIDGVQRLFNQRKLALIITTYPEDVAGAIMAKTGRGTTLLNAKGGYTRQEKTVILTVVDSFRIKRLEATVFTIDPAAFVIIESTFSVLGKGFSVPR; via the coding sequence TTGGATACTGAATTTGATACAGTCATAAACCGTTTTCAGAAAATCAGTTACACCATTCCGTGGAACCTTTTTTTGTTGACTGTCGGGGGTTTTATCGGTGCTTTAGCCATTAAAGCGATGATTATCCCCAATGCTTTCCTGCCCAGCGGAATTTCCGGGTTGGGGCTGCTGTTTTATTATATTTTTCCCCAGCTCAGCTCCGGGCTTTGGATTTTTCTGCTCAATATTCCGGTCTTCATGGTCGGCTGGTTTTGCATCAGCAGAAGATTCTTTTTTTACAGTCTGTACGGACTTATCTCTCTTAGTGCTTTTATTGAGCTTGTGCCGTGGACAATTACATTTACCGATAAATGGCTGGCTGTACTTGCCGGGGGCGTTGTGCTGGGCATAGGTTCCGGGATTTCGCTGCGTTCGCTCGGTTGTAGCGGCGGGATTGGAATTTTGCAGATTCTCGCCCGCGAAAAGCTGGGTATAAAGGTTGGACAGTTTTCCATGGCTTTTAATGCCATCGTGCTCGGAGTCGGTACGATCTGGCTCAATCTCAATGATGTTCTTTATTCGCTGGCAATGATATACGTTGCTTCAGCCGCAATTGATGGAGTGCAGCGTTTGTTCAACCAGCGAAAACTGGCTCTGATCATCACCACTTATCCCGAAGATGTTGCCGGGGCAATCATGGCTAAAACGGGACGTGGAACTACCCTGCTTAATGCCAAGGGCGGCTATACCCGGCAGGAAAAGACAGTTATTCTGACCGTGGTCGATTCCTTCAGGATCAAGCGTCTTGAAGCAACGGTTTTCACCATTGATCCGGCAGCCTTTGTCATAATCGAATCAACTTTCAGCGTACTCGGAAAAGGTTTTTCCGTGCCGAGGTAG
- the argS gene encoding arginine--tRNA ligase, translating to MKAKQHLENVLGSILEAKGWEWPEKAVIEPPKDKKFGDMSANIAMMLSKQAKMNPRAIAETIQSELDGDKYIEKVDIAGPGFLNFTFSNSFWQDLIPEVLTKGEDYGRSEIGKDTKIQVEYVSANPTGPLHIGHGRGAALGDCLVRILEFTGYDVEAEYYVNDAGRQMLILGTSIWVRLQQSQGRDIADPEDFYKGEYIKDLAAEVLERNPGILDMSDDEAIAICREYGKDEILEGIKKDLAAFDVRHDVWFSEKSLVTANKVEETFADLKARGMAYEEDGALWFKSTELGDDKDRVLRKSNGDLTYFASDIAYHDDKYKRGFDIVVDIWGADHHGYIPRMQAAVEALGKKGQLDVILVQLVNLLRGGEQIAMSTRAGKFETLEDVVNEVGRDASRFMFLSRKSDSHLDFDLELVKQKTMDNPVYYVQYAHARICSVMRKAADQGIAVPAIDAAPLSALTNAEELNLMKLMDQFADVAENAGKNMSPHVISYYLRDLASALHRFYSMHHILSADEDVIAARLVLLQAVARTLANGLSLLGVSAPESM from the coding sequence ATGAAAGCGAAACAACACCTTGAAAACGTACTCGGTTCCATTCTTGAAGCCAAGGGCTGGGAATGGCCGGAGAAGGCCGTTATCGAGCCTCCCAAAGACAAAAAATTCGGCGATATGTCCGCAAACATCGCCATGATGCTCTCCAAGCAGGCCAAAATGAATCCCCGCGCTATCGCGGAAACCATTCAGTCCGAGCTGGACGGAGACAAATACATCGAGAAAGTTGATATTGCCGGACCGGGCTTCCTCAACTTCACTTTTTCCAATTCCTTCTGGCAGGATCTCATTCCCGAAGTTCTGACCAAAGGCGAGGACTACGGCCGCAGCGAAATCGGCAAGGACACCAAAATTCAGGTGGAATACGTTTCCGCCAACCCCACCGGACCGCTGCATATCGGTCACGGTCGCGGTGCCGCCCTCGGTGACTGCCTTGTGCGCATCCTCGAATTCACCGGTTATGACGTGGAAGCAGAATACTACGTCAACGATGCCGGTCGTCAGATGCTCATCCTCGGCACCTCTATCTGGGTCCGCCTGCAGCAGTCTCAAGGCCGCGACATTGCTGATCCCGAAGATTTTTACAAAGGTGAATACATCAAGGACCTCGCCGCCGAAGTACTGGAACGCAATCCCGGTATCCTCGACATGAGTGATGACGAAGCCATCGCTATATGCCGCGAATACGGTAAGGATGAAATCCTTGAAGGCATCAAGAAAGACCTCGCGGCCTTTGATGTACGCCACGATGTATGGTTCTCCGAAAAAAGCCTCGTAACCGCCAACAAGGTTGAAGAAACCTTCGCCGACCTCAAGGCACGCGGCATGGCTTACGAAGAAGACGGCGCGCTCTGGTTCAAGTCCACCGAACTGGGTGACGACAAAGACCGCGTACTGCGCAAGTCCAACGGAGACCTGACCTATTTCGCTTCCGACATCGCCTACCACGATGACAAATACAAACGCGGATTCGACATTGTAGTCGACATCTGGGGCGCAGACCACCACGGTTACATCCCCCGCATGCAGGCCGCAGTGGAAGCTCTCGGCAAAAAAGGACAGCTTGATGTAATCCTCGTACAGCTGGTTAACCTGCTGCGCGGCGGTGAGCAGATTGCCATGTCCACCCGTGCCGGTAAATTTGAAACCCTCGAAGACGTGGTTAACGAAGTGGGCCGCGACGCATCCCGCTTCATGTTCCTCTCCAGAAAGAGTGACAGCCACCTCGACTTCGACCTTGAGCTGGTCAAGCAGAAGACCATGGATAACCCGGTCTACTACGTACAGTATGCCCACGCGCGTATCTGCTCCGTAATGCGCAAAGCCGCTGATCAGGGCATCGCAGTTCCCGCAATTGATGCAGCACCGCTCTCCGCCCTGACCAATGCGGAAGAACTGAACCTCATGAAGCTCATGGACCAGTTCGCGGACGTAGCTGAAAACGCAGGTAAAAACATGAGCCCGCACGTAATCAGCTACTACCTGCGCGATCTCGCCAGCGCCCTGCACAGGTTCTACAGCATGCACCACATCCTTTCTGCTGACGAAGATGTTATCGCTGCAAGACTGGTTCTGCTTCAGGCAGTTGCAAGAACACTTGCCAACGGCCTGAGCCTGCTTGGTGTTTCTGCTCCCGAAAGCATGTAA
- a CDS encoding SPOR domain-containing protein, translated as MAAPRKKKTAPTQEKTFTFTFTMPEVIGLCAGAVAALCAFFVLGILLGRGYQPEKDVPEIAMMLPSQNNASGEVKGGVLKPEELDYIDQLKKKPEPAARPEEPKKEVAKAEKKAAPVKKAEPAKTEQPAPKAEVQVAAKAAEVKQAEPEPAVEIDNPVEVDEPQYSYIYQAASFGDNARAEGFANKLVSSGLDSYVESGKSGTRTWYRVFVRHTGTPDSTTAMKKVLAKYGIKKPLLKSKKAI; from the coding sequence ATGGCTGCACCCAGAAAAAAGAAGACTGCTCCCACTCAGGAAAAGACATTTACCTTTACCTTCACCATGCCCGAAGTAATCGGGCTGTGTGCCGGGGCTGTTGCGGCCTTGTGCGCCTTCTTTGTGCTGGGGATCCTGCTGGGCCGGGGCTATCAACCTGAAAAGGATGTACCCGAAATAGCCATGATGCTGCCCAGCCAGAACAACGCTTCCGGAGAAGTAAAAGGTGGAGTACTCAAGCCCGAAGAGCTGGATTACATAGACCAGCTCAAGAAAAAGCCTGAGCCTGCTGCAAGACCGGAAGAACCGAAAAAGGAAGTAGCCAAGGCCGAAAAGAAGGCCGCGCCGGTAAAAAAGGCTGAACCTGCAAAAACAGAACAGCCTGCACCAAAAGCAGAAGTTCAGGTGGCGGCAAAGGCTGCTGAAGTGAAGCAAGCCGAGCCGGAACCTGCGGTAGAAATCGATAATCCCGTTGAAGTGGACGAACCGCAGTACAGCTATATATATCAGGCTGCATCCTTCGGTGATAACGCACGGGCAGAGGGCTTTGCCAACAAGCTCGTCTCCAGCGGCCTCGACTCTTATGTAGAGTCCGGCAAAAGCGGCACCCGCACATGGTACCGTGTTTTTGTCCGTCATACCGGAACGCCGGATTCCACCACTGCAATGAAGAAAGTGCTCGCCAAGTACGGTATCAAGAAGCCGCTGCTTAAGAGCAAAAAAGCGATTTAA
- a CDS encoding DMT family transporter → MNEKSKAVFLMAATALIWSSGGLAIKLVDWNPMAITGMRSALAALTLVILFRGRLKFGFSLVQLGAAAGYAGLLITNVAATKLTTSANAILLAYTAPVYVALLAPWFLKEKTSRSDWIFIAVTVGGMVLFFLDKLSPSGLWGNIIAVVTGISYAIFTLCMRAQKSASPVESVIMGHLLTACCGLPFMFSAMPSAGSWIGLIYLGIFQQGISLALYTWAIKRLGALEAILIMTLEPIFNPILVAVGYGEIPGKWAIIGGLVVILSVTVRGVWPFLRKKNPYSPK, encoded by the coding sequence TTGAACGAAAAATCCAAAGCAGTGTTTCTCATGGCTGCCACGGCCCTGATCTGGAGTTCCGGCGGGCTGGCTATCAAGCTGGTGGACTGGAATCCTATGGCAATTACCGGGATGCGCAGTGCTCTGGCTGCTTTGACTCTTGTGATTCTCTTCCGGGGCCGTTTAAAATTCGGATTTTCACTTGTGCAGTTGGGAGCGGCCGCAGGTTATGCCGGACTGCTGATCACCAACGTTGCCGCCACCAAACTGACCACCTCCGCCAATGCCATTCTGCTGGCCTACACTGCCCCGGTCTATGTTGCATTGCTTGCGCCGTGGTTCCTTAAGGAGAAAACCAGTCGTAGCGATTGGATTTTCATTGCTGTAACCGTGGGTGGTATGGTTTTGTTCTTCCTTGATAAGCTTTCGCCTAGTGGACTTTGGGGTAACATCATCGCCGTAGTCACAGGTATTTCCTACGCCATATTCACTCTTTGCATGAGAGCCCAGAAATCTGCCTCCCCGGTTGAATCCGTGATCATGGGGCATCTGCTAACAGCGTGTTGCGGATTGCCTTTCATGTTCAGCGCTATGCCTTCAGCCGGAAGCTGGATAGGGCTTATCTATCTAGGAATTTTTCAGCAGGGGATATCCCTCGCCCTATACACATGGGCTATCAAACGTCTTGGTGCACTGGAAGCAATTTTGATTATGACTCTTGAGCCGATCTTCAACCCGATTCTGGTAGCGGTCGGCTACGGTGAAATTCCCGGAAAATGGGCTATAATCGGCGGTCTGGTCGTTATTCTGTCTGTTACTGTGCGGGGTGTGTGGCCGTTCTTGCGAAAAAAAAATCCTTACAGCCCGAAATAA